In Ignavibacteriales bacterium, the following proteins share a genomic window:
- the hisB gene encoding bifunctional histidinol-phosphatase/imidazoleglycerol-phosphate dehydratase HisB, producing MKVIFLDRDGTIIVEPPDEQVDSLEKLELIPGVIQGLRLLQNRGYIFVLVSNQDNLGSSAYPNEKYEIVQNKLMRLLNGEGIQINAVFICPHGANENCACRKPKTGLVDKFIRSHEVDLFRSFVFGDRETDVHLARNIGCKAIRLTSNESTSADFKTGSFIEACRYIVRSDRSAALKRNTAETKISVEVCLDGTGSYEIHSGIGFFDHMLALLAKHSGIDMKIEVQGDLQVDEHHSVEDTGLTLGEAIRQALGDKRGIERYGFLLPMDESMAQVALDLGGRPFCSFNAPFEREKVGEFPTELVEDFFRAFADGLRANLHITVAGRNDHHKIEAIFKAVARALRQAVTQNEQNADVLPSTKGML from the coding sequence ATGAAAGTTATTTTTCTTGATCGTGACGGCACTATTATTGTGGAACCGCCAGATGAACAAGTGGATTCCTTGGAGAAGCTTGAATTAATTCCAGGCGTCATTCAAGGGCTGCGACTTTTGCAGAATCGTGGATATATTTTTGTGCTTGTGTCGAATCAAGACAATCTTGGATCATCAGCATATCCGAATGAAAAGTACGAAATCGTTCAGAACAAATTAATGCGGTTGCTGAATGGTGAAGGAATTCAAATCAATGCTGTATTCATTTGCCCACATGGTGCAAATGAAAATTGTGCGTGTCGGAAACCCAAAACAGGTTTAGTAGACAAGTTTATTCGTTCTCATGAAGTCGATCTTTTTCGGTCATTTGTATTTGGAGATCGTGAGACGGATGTCCATCTTGCACGCAATATCGGCTGCAAAGCTATTCGCTTGACATCCAATGAATCAACGAGCGCTGATTTTAAAACTGGAAGCTTTATTGAAGCATGCCGTTATATCGTTCGATCGGATCGCTCGGCAGCCCTCAAGCGAAATACAGCGGAGACAAAAATTTCTGTGGAAGTATGTTTGGATGGTACAGGCAGTTATGAAATACATTCAGGTATCGGTTTCTTCGATCACATGCTTGCTTTACTAGCGAAACATTCCGGCATCGATATGAAAATCGAAGTACAAGGCGATCTTCAAGTGGACGAACATCACAGCGTCGAAGATACAGGGTTAACGCTTGGCGAAGCGATCCGGCAAGCGCTTGGCGATAAGCGCGGTATCGAGCGGTACGGATTTCTTCTGCCGATGGACGAATCGATGGCGCAAGTTGCGCTGGATTTGGGCGGGCGGCCATTCTGTTCGTTTAATGCGCCATTCGAGCGCGAAAAGGTCGGCGAATTTCCAACAGAATTAGTGGAAGATTTCTTCCGTGCATTTGCCGACGGCTTGCGGGCAAATCTCCATATTACTGTTGCCGGCAGAAACGACCATCATAAGATTGAAGCAATCTTCAAAGCGGTAGCGCGTGCGTTGCGGCAGGCGGTAACACAGAACGAACAAAATGCCG
- the hisC gene encoding histidinol-phosphate transaminase, with protein sequence MNIESLIRANIRALKPYHSARQDFLSGILLDANENSFGSSLIVDDVSLNRYPDPYQCELRTVLADMNGVGVENVFVGVGSDEVIDLLVRVFCEPKRDSVLLLEPTYGMYRVASSIQNVQIHPCLLTDKFQIDLDAVKKTIDETTKLIFCCSPNNPTANLLYSKDILALCELGAMVIVDEAYIDFARSTSMGKQSSKHPNLVVMRTLSKAWGLAGIRLGYCIADPIVISFMMKVKAPYNINALTSRAALQALRKGEEVRRTIDLIVEEREWLSAQLTALPCIEHVFPSDANFILVRCKNATALYKYLASKEIIIRNRTTEPLLENCLRITVGTRHENEQLIRAIKEYCA encoded by the coding sequence ATGAATATAGAATCACTTATTCGAGCAAACATTCGCGCATTGAAACCGTATCACAGCGCGCGTCAGGATTTCCTCTCCGGTATTCTTCTTGATGCCAATGAGAATTCTTTTGGAAGCTCACTGATAGTTGATGACGTATCTCTTAACCGTTATCCTGATCCATATCAGTGTGAATTGCGAACTGTCCTTGCCGACATGAATGGCGTTGGAGTAGAGAATGTATTTGTTGGTGTGGGATCGGATGAAGTTATTGATCTGCTCGTGCGCGTGTTTTGTGAACCGAAGCGTGATTCTGTCCTTCTCTTGGAACCGACGTATGGTATGTATCGTGTCGCTTCGTCAATTCAAAATGTTCAAATTCATCCATGCCTGCTGACCGACAAATTCCAAATTGATCTTGATGCAGTGAAAAAGACAATCGATGAAACGACGAAGCTGATCTTCTGTTGTTCACCAAACAATCCAACAGCAAATTTATTATATTCAAAAGATATTCTTGCATTGTGTGAACTTGGAGCTATGGTCATTGTTGACGAAGCGTATATAGATTTTGCACGATCAACATCGATGGGAAAACAATCGTCCAAGCATCCTAATTTAGTTGTGATGCGCACACTTTCAAAAGCGTGGGGATTGGCTGGAATTCGTCTCGGGTACTGCATAGCCGATCCGATTGTTATATCTTTTATGATGAAGGTTAAAGCGCCCTACAATATAAACGCGCTGACAAGCCGGGCAGCGCTGCAAGCGCTTCGCAAAGGAGAAGAAGTGCGCCGAACGATTGATTTAATTGTGGAAGAACGCGAATGGCTTTCCGCTCAACTGACAGCTCTACCGTGCATAGAACATGTTTTTCCATCTGACGCAAACTTCATTCTTGTTCGATGCAAAAATGCAACGGCTCTTTATAAATATTTGGCATCAAAAGAAATTATTATTCGTAATCGCACGACAGAACCGCTCCTGGAAAATTGTTTGCGTATTACCGTCGGTACTCGGCATGAGAACGAACAATTGATTCGTGCCATAAAGGAATATTGTGCATGA
- the hisD gene encoding histidinol dehydrogenase, translating to MKIYSENTLTREERISLLQRPSTLQSDSGNIIQEVCLTIKRRGDDAVHEYSRKFDKAEVQTIRVSSEEFEAAKKQLSPEFRDALHVASKNICTFHESQLNKTQRITTMEGVVCWREARPLERVGLYVPAGSAPLPSTVLMLGIPAVLAGCSRIVLCSPPKTNGTVDPLVLAAAAMIGITEVYKVGGAQAIAAMAYGTETIPKVHKIFGPGNRYVTAAKQFVSTDPEGAAIDLLAGPSEVLILADETANPEVVAYDLLSQAEHDADAQVVLVTTSELLAKEVLRILPQNASEFPRNKIVESSLEHGYIVIANSFESAVRFSNDYAPEHLIINMQNAEAIVPSIMNAGSVFVGQFAPVTAGDYASGTNHTLPTSGTARWASGVSLDSFLKNVTFQSITKSGLESLAPTLTAFASVEGLQAHARAVTSRLLK from the coding sequence ATGAAGATTTATTCTGAAAATACATTGACGAGAGAAGAACGCATTTCTCTTCTTCAGCGTCCGAGCACTCTACAAAGCGATTCTGGGAATATCATTCAGGAAGTGTGCCTCACGATCAAACGGCGTGGCGACGACGCGGTGCATGAGTATAGCAGAAAGTTTGATAAAGCGGAAGTGCAAACAATTCGTGTATCGTCAGAAGAATTTGAAGCGGCAAAAAAACAGCTCTCACCTGAATTTAGAGACGCATTACATGTTGCATCAAAAAATATCTGTACGTTCCATGAATCTCAGTTGAATAAAACACAGCGTATCACAACAATGGAAGGTGTTGTATGCTGGCGTGAAGCTCGCCCTCTTGAACGGGTTGGTTTATACGTGCCTGCTGGTTCGGCACCGTTGCCGTCAACAGTATTGATGCTTGGAATACCGGCAGTGCTTGCTGGATGTTCGCGCATCGTGTTATGTTCACCGCCGAAGACGAATGGCACTGTCGATCCGCTCGTGCTTGCAGCCGCAGCAATGATTGGAATTACTGAAGTGTACAAAGTTGGCGGTGCACAGGCAATTGCAGCGATGGCATACGGAACAGAAACCATTCCGAAGGTTCATAAAATATTCGGTCCGGGCAATCGCTACGTGACCGCTGCGAAACAATTCGTTTCGACCGATCCTGAGGGTGCAGCAATTGATTTACTTGCTGGACCATCTGAAGTTCTTATTCTTGCTGATGAAACAGCGAATCCGGAAGTTGTAGCGTATGATTTGCTCTCCCAGGCAGAACACGATGCTGATGCTCAGGTTGTGCTGGTAACAACAAGTGAATTATTAGCGAAGGAAGTACTGCGAATTTTACCGCAGAATGCATCAGAATTTCCACGGAATAAAATTGTCGAGTCATCATTGGAACACGGCTACATTGTTATTGCGAATTCATTTGAGTCGGCTGTGAGATTTTCTAACGATTATGCGCCGGAGCATCTCATCATCAATATGCAAAATGCTGAAGCAATTGTTCCATCGATTATGAATGCCGGATCTGTGTTTGTGGGACAATTTGCTCCAGTAACGGCGGGAGATTATGCGTCGGGCACAAACCATACGTTGCCGACCAGCGGTACTGCCCGCTGGGCAAGTGGAGTCTCACTTGATAGTTTTCTGAAAAATGTTACGTTTCAATCTATTACGAAATCTGGCCTTGAAAGCTTGGCACCGACATTAACCGCGTTTGCGTCTGTCGAGGGTTTACAGGCACATGCCCGCGCTGTCACATCCCGACTTTTAAAGTAA